A stretch of the Porifericola rhodea genome encodes the following:
- the cas3 gene encoding CRISPR-associated helicase Cas3' yields the protein MIYSHPGIPLIQHLQIVGDNCKSLIHNRSMAIDIESHIIADIAYIAGALHDIGKATMFFQHYLLTKDHEIIGPKSHALISALLAYKVCQRYLQSTNLEEGDKLVLPIFVFTAVKRHHGRIRNYDYELLRNSEKSDELVKQAANFAEGSDKLFEDLIPKTLSDYAWAEFLEYILKKEFEAELAAFFFDELEDGFYTALSITDKIRYFYLHQLLYSTLLFSDKSDVIFKDEQSVKKSKLDFDAIQNFRENNSFNNPRKKIDMLKNEAYFLSIKHLHEVFQPNQHLYSLTLPTGLGKTITSLGVALALKKLVSNPQSKIVITIPFTSIIDQNYEVFQEIFNSPDSTILLKHHHLADPSYKEGEDEFDAQKSQFLIETWQSAIIVTTFVQLLETIFSNDKAKLLKFPNLINAIIILDEVQQINYQYWPLIRQAFISLGEKYNCYFILMSATQPLIFEPGKEIIEIVPEYEKYFKFFNRTRLINRAETKVSFDEFTEYVMNYLDDYPDKNVLIILNTKQKTRELFEALSETQSDSDIYYLSTLITPYERKRIINLIKTGHKKRQIIVSTQLVEAGVDISVHTVFRAQAPLDSIIQAAGRANRYNENAEVAEVYLYQIDELQKASSLIYGRDLLIKTSNVLKGIVEIEEQNYLELIKNYFKEVHKQSLNVVSDISEAMTNLKFETVGSFSLIEEKNSEPVFLQLNSHAVDLWNQFTAIYDDDSLNKFEKKADFAKIKSLFYDFVINVPVPYGQEEIDFDRAKTKYHFYLSELEDPSSYYNYSEEDFTHNTGYVSQKSMYF from the coding sequence ATGATTTACTCCCACCCTGGAATCCCTTTGATCCAGCACCTACAGATAGTTGGAGATAATTGTAAAAGTCTCATACATAACAGAAGTATGGCGATTGATATTGAGAGTCATATCATCGCTGATATTGCATATATAGCTGGAGCCTTACATGATATTGGAAAAGCTACCATGTTCTTCCAACACTACTTACTTACCAAGGATCATGAAATAATCGGACCTAAAAGCCATGCTTTGATATCTGCTTTACTTGCTTATAAAGTCTGCCAGAGATATCTACAAAGCACAAATTTAGAAGAAGGTGATAAGTTAGTTCTTCCAATCTTTGTATTCACAGCAGTTAAAAGACATCATGGTAGAATTAGAAACTATGATTATGAGTTACTTAGAAATTCTGAAAAATCTGATGAACTAGTAAAGCAAGCGGCTAATTTCGCTGAAGGTAGTGATAAGCTCTTTGAAGATCTGATTCCAAAGACTCTTTCAGACTACGCCTGGGCTGAGTTTTTAGAGTATATATTAAAAAAAGAATTTGAGGCTGAACTTGCTGCTTTTTTCTTTGACGAGCTAGAAGATGGTTTCTACACTGCCTTATCTATAACTGATAAAATCAGATACTTCTACTTACACCAACTGCTTTATTCTACACTACTTTTTTCAGATAAAAGCGATGTTATCTTTAAAGATGAACAATCAGTTAAAAAAAGTAAGCTGGATTTTGACGCAATCCAGAATTTTAGGGAAAACAATAGTTTTAATAACCCTAGGAAGAAAATAGATATGCTCAAGAATGAAGCATATTTCTTATCAATTAAACACCTTCATGAAGTATTTCAACCCAACCAACATCTATATTCTTTGACTTTACCTACCGGTCTTGGTAAAACTATTACCTCCTTAGGTGTCGCTCTTGCCTTGAAAAAGCTAGTAAGTAATCCTCAATCAAAAATTGTAATCACTATTCCATTCACATCAATCATTGATCAAAACTATGAGGTCTTTCAGGAAATTTTCAATTCTCCAGATTCAACAATTCTGCTAAAGCATCATCATTTAGCTGATCCCTCTTATAAAGAAGGAGAAGATGAGTTTGATGCGCAAAAAAGTCAATTCTTGATAGAAACATGGCAGTCAGCAATAATAGTTACCACCTTTGTACAACTGCTAGAGACAATTTTTAGTAATGATAAGGCAAAGCTTTTAAAATTCCCCAATCTTATCAACGCTATCATTATTTTAGATGAAGTTCAACAAATTAACTATCAATATTGGCCCTTGATCAGGCAAGCTTTTATTTCTCTTGGGGAAAAATATAATTGCTACTTCATATTGATGTCAGCTACACAACCTCTGATATTTGAGCCTGGAAAAGAAATAATTGAAATCGTACCGGAGTATGAAAAATACTTCAAATTCTTCAACCGTACACGGCTTATCAATCGGGCTGAAACAAAAGTATCTTTTGACGAATTTACTGAGTATGTCATGAATTACCTTGATGATTACCCTGATAAAAATGTTCTGATCATCCTGAATACCAAGCAAAAAACAAGAGAACTTTTTGAAGCTTTATCTGAAACCCAGTCTGATAGTGATATTTATTATTTATCAACATTGATCACTCCTTATGAAAGGAAAAGAATTATTAATCTCATTAAAACTGGGCATAAAAAAAGACAAATAATTGTATCAACTCAATTGGTAGAAGCTGGTGTAGATATCTCTGTACATACGGTTTTCCGAGCACAAGCCCCTCTGGATTCTATCATTCAAGCAGCAGGGAGAGCCAATCGCTACAATGAAAACGCTGAAGTGGCAGAAGTTTATCTATATCAGATAGATGAACTTCAAAAAGCTAGTTCATTGATATACGGGCGTGATTTGTTGATAAAAACTTCTAATGTACTAAAAGGGATTGTAGAAATTGAAGAACAAAATTACCTAGAGCTAATCAAAAATTATTTCAAAGAAGTACATAAACAATCCTTAAATGTAGTCTCTGATATTAGCGAGGCAATGACCAATCTCAAGTTTGAAACCGTTGGGAGCTTTAGTTTAATTGAGGAGAAAAACTCTGAGCCTGTTTTCCTACAGCTAAACTCTCACGCAGTGGATCTATGGAATCAGTTTACAGCCATATATGATGATGATAGCCTGAATAAATTCGAGAAAAAAGCAGATTTTGCTAAAATAAAATCTTTATTTTATGATTTTGTAATTAATGTACCAGTTCCATATGGGCAAGAAGAAATTGATTTTGATAGAGCAAAAACTAAATATCACTTTTACCTGTCAGAGCTAGAAGATCCTTCATCTTATTATAACTATAGCGAAGAAGATTTTACACATAATACAGGATATGTTTCTCAAAAGAGCATGTATTTTTGA
- the cas5b gene encoding type I-B CRISPR-associated protein Cas5b: protein MKSAKILVFKISGEYAHFRKFNTTSSPLTYPIPTPPALAGLLGAILGIEREITPGKFNEGIVPVNEVFGNNKASFAIQIVKPLKKVNIGFNLLDTDKSASSFFNITNRTQIEFEMLKDAIFRIFLIHREDSTFKELEARIVDKKHHFTPYLGISQCTANVEYEATINAHKIENQAGDFVSIISAIKLGQLNEEKPINFDQNTSYATETMPIVMTKDRIVEEYSEVIMEQNGKSINANIQSYWSIPDFGNISFL, encoded by the coding sequence ATGAAATCGGCTAAAATTCTAGTTTTCAAAATTTCTGGTGAATACGCTCATTTCCGCAAATTCAACACCACCTCATCTCCGCTAACTTATCCTATTCCTACACCACCTGCTTTAGCAGGTTTGCTCGGTGCTATTTTAGGTATAGAGAGAGAGATAACTCCCGGTAAGTTCAATGAAGGAATAGTACCGGTTAATGAGGTTTTTGGAAATAATAAAGCAAGTTTTGCCATTCAAATAGTTAAACCTCTCAAGAAAGTAAACATAGGATTTAACTTGCTTGATACCGACAAATCGGCCAGTAGTTTTTTTAACATCACTAATCGTACTCAGATTGAATTTGAAATGTTGAAGGATGCAATATTCCGTATCTTCTTGATCCATAGAGAAGATTCTACTTTTAAAGAATTGGAGGCTCGTATTGTTGATAAAAAGCATCATTTTACTCCCTACCTAGGAATTAGTCAGTGTACGGCAAATGTAGAGTACGAAGCAACGATAAACGCTCATAAGATAGAAAATCAAGCCGGAGATTTTGTAAGTATCATTTCTGCAATCAAGCTTGGTCAATTGAATGAAGAAAAACCAATCAATTTTGATCAAAATACCAGTTATGCTACTGAAACAATGCCTATTGTTATGACCAAGGATCGTATTGTGGAAGAGTATAGTGAGGTTATTATGGAGCAAAACGGGAAATCTATCAACGCAAATATTCAATCTTACTGGTCTATACCTGATTTTGGCAACATAAGTTTTCTGTAA
- a CDS encoding type II toxin-antitoxin system VapC family toxin, translating to MLWDSNIIIYSSLPEHAFLLQWSEDYSVEVSAISCLEALGYHQLKEKDKAYFERFFKATHVIPISDVILKTAVQLRQQKKMSLGDALIAATALEHQLTLLTRNKSDFQHIQSLTVIDPFEKQDL from the coding sequence ATGCTTTGGGATAGTAATATCATTATCTACTCTTCGTTGCCGGAGCATGCATTTCTATTACAATGGAGTGAAGACTATTCAGTAGAAGTCTCAGCGATCAGTTGCCTGGAGGCGCTGGGCTACCATCAGCTAAAAGAAAAAGATAAAGCCTATTTTGAGCGTTTCTTTAAAGCTACGCATGTCATACCAATCAGCGATGTTATCCTTAAAACTGCGGTTCAACTTCGTCAGCAAAAAAAAATGTCATTAGGTGATGCATTAATTGCCGCTACTGCCTTAGAGCACCAACTGACATTGCTGACTAGAAACAAAAGTGACTTTCAGCATATCCAAAGCCTGACAGTCATTGATCCATTTGAGAAGCAAGATTTATGA
- a CDS encoding TIGR02556 family CRISPR-associated protein: MQDRVITAIGRLALEKSSQTDPYQIFVQDMFPGQNYHMLLLVFATSKNENSRSISFKGTDMETVSEKNYEKFAYRKGSARGGDITFTTKLSSVPTKFKTFAKQQLKVVPKIAKSINLQYEYELFKTLAEYVNQYYEELEEKLTEEHNALDKKAQQACGLSLKLIVDGEEMYLSDFKTIRYQILTNGTEGKSNKYNVTSEGKNQQCSICLEKKDKIHGFASPFKYATVDKTGMVSGFFNQKNNWKNYPICSDCALTFEVGSNYVQQHLKKYFYGKSYYAIPKSVIKGDVKSLQKALNRIEDIAYQLREGHVIKQSEEYLMRTIAKENNHFTLNLLFFEENPTTKAIKIKLMLEEILPSRFNRLFVEVPEIINKNSLYKGALTIKKEKVNLVFSFGILKTFFEEDFYDIVNTVFLGLPLSKEVLYAKFMKVIRQNYNKMQSSEGFVENTYHTLLKTHITLAYLIELENIKYNHKTNIMDIIESTKNKSRFNLEKFKVFVEQNKSFLDEEYKIGLFAVGILVRFLLDIQYYELKNTPFEKKMKGYNLNPTLIQNIYKEALDKIFKYRSFYEYSDLREVINYYFILQQPSIKGLSNNELSFYFVAGLEFGGKFKTEKVKEEKSI; this comes from the coding sequence GCACAGATATGGAAACGGTAAGTGAAAAAAACTATGAAAAGTTTGCTTACCGCAAAGGTTCTGCAAGAGGTGGAGATATTACGTTTACCACTAAATTAAGTAGTGTTCCTACTAAGTTTAAAACTTTTGCCAAACAACAACTTAAAGTGGTACCCAAAATTGCCAAGAGTATTAATCTGCAATATGAATATGAGCTGTTCAAAACATTAGCAGAGTATGTTAATCAATATTATGAGGAGCTAGAAGAAAAGTTAACAGAAGAGCATAATGCTTTGGATAAAAAAGCACAGCAAGCATGTGGCTTAAGCCTGAAACTTATAGTTGATGGTGAAGAGATGTATCTGAGTGATTTTAAAACTATTAGATATCAAATCTTAACGAATGGCACTGAAGGTAAATCTAATAAGTACAATGTTACTTCAGAAGGCAAGAATCAACAGTGTTCAATCTGCCTAGAAAAAAAAGATAAGATACATGGCTTTGCTTCTCCATTTAAATATGCAACTGTGGATAAAACAGGTATGGTTAGTGGCTTTTTTAATCAGAAAAACAACTGGAAAAACTATCCTATATGCTCCGATTGTGCATTAACTTTTGAAGTTGGCAGCAACTATGTACAGCAGCATTTGAAAAAATACTTTTACGGTAAAAGTTACTATGCTATTCCAAAGTCTGTAATAAAAGGAGATGTTAAGAGTTTGCAAAAAGCCCTCAACAGAATAGAAGATATTGCTTATCAATTAAGAGAGGGACACGTTATCAAACAGTCAGAAGAATACCTGATGCGAACTATAGCAAAGGAGAATAATCATTTTACACTTAACCTTCTTTTTTTTGAGGAGAATCCCACAACCAAAGCCATTAAAATCAAACTCATGCTGGAGGAAATTTTACCATCCAGATTTAATAGGCTATTTGTAGAGGTGCCTGAAATCATAAACAAAAACTCTTTATACAAAGGAGCCCTCACCATAAAAAAAGAAAAAGTGAACCTAGTCTTTAGCTTTGGTATTCTGAAGACATTTTTTGAGGAGGATTTCTATGACATTGTAAATACTGTGTTTTTAGGATTGCCACTTTCAAAAGAAGTGCTGTATGCTAAATTTATGAAAGTGATCAGGCAGAACTACAATAAGATGCAGTCTTCAGAAGGCTTTGTAGAAAATACTTATCATACCCTCTTAAAGACTCATATTACATTAGCTTACCTCATAGAACTAGAAAACATTAAATACAACCATAAAACTAACATCATGGACATAATTGAATCAACTAAAAACAAAAGCAGATTCAATCTGGAAAAATTTAAAGTGTTTGTAGAGCAAAATAAGTCTTTTTTGGATGAAGAGTATAAAATAGGGCTTTTTGCTGTGGGTATTTTAGTGCGTTTTTTACTAGATATTCAGTACTATGAACTTAAAAACACTCCTTTTGAAAAAAAAATGAAGGGTTATAATCTTAATCCTACTCTAATTCAAAACATATACAAGGAAGCTCTGGATAAAATATTTAAGTACAGAAGCTTTTATGAGTACTCTGATTTAAGAGAAGTAATTAATTACTATTTTATCCTTCAACAACCCTCAATCAAAGGATTATCAAACAATGAACTTTCATTTTATTTTGTTGCTGGACTTGAGTTTGGTGGAAAATTTAAAACTGAAAAAGTGAAAGAAGAGAAGTCTATTTAA
- the cas2 gene encoding CRISPR-associated endonuclease Cas2 codes for MIAWVMYDIQENKPRTKVAKLCKQAGLYRVQKSVFLGTLTAHEKDTLELQIEEEIDEDTDSVYIFPMSKKELRETVLIGQAFDKKLVTDEVRELFY; via the coding sequence ATGATTGCCTGGGTAATGTATGATATACAGGAGAATAAGCCCCGTACCAAGGTTGCCAAACTTTGCAAACAGGCAGGTTTGTATAGAGTACAGAAGTCAGTGTTTCTAGGTACACTTACTGCTCATGAAAAAGATACGCTGGAGCTTCAGATTGAAGAAGAAATAGATGAAGATACAGATTCAGTGTATATTTTTCCCATGAGCAAAAAAGAATTACGAGAGACCGTATTGATAGGGCAGGCATTTGACAAGAAGTTGGTTACTGATGAAGTAAGAGAACTATTCTACTAA
- a CDS encoding CRISPR-associated endonuclease Cas6 codes for MNSIHTVNIQFPEITLATRDAHKLRGYFGHMFEEYSPLLHNHLEGSHSGDKKLRYDYPLVQYKVLDQVPTLVGLEDGARLLIELFLKIKELHLRGQTFPILSKNIRSQTYDIGVGEELYQYRFLTLWMALNQNNFKRYQQADKAEKRNILQRIGIGNILSLLKGLNIYLSEEERILIKLNLNPKSTKFKDQNMLAFEGSFTTNVLLPDSIGIGKAVSRGFGSIKRID; via the coding sequence ATGAATTCCATTCACACCGTTAACATTCAGTTTCCTGAAATTACTCTTGCTACCAGAGATGCGCATAAACTCAGAGGATATTTCGGTCATATGTTTGAAGAATATAGTCCCCTGTTACATAATCATCTAGAGGGTAGCCATAGTGGCGACAAAAAGCTTCGCTATGATTATCCCCTAGTGCAATACAAAGTACTGGATCAAGTTCCTACACTGGTTGGTTTAGAAGATGGTGCTCGCTTGCTGATAGAGTTATTTCTTAAGATCAAAGAACTCCATCTGAGAGGCCAGACCTTTCCAATATTGAGTAAAAATATCAGAAGTCAGACTTATGATATTGGGGTTGGGGAAGAGCTATATCAATATCGCTTTTTGACACTATGGATGGCTCTTAACCAAAACAATTTCAAACGTTATCAACAGGCGGATAAAGCAGAAAAAAGAAATATATTACAACGTATCGGCATTGGTAATATCCTCTCTCTATTGAAAGGACTAAATATCTATTTATCTGAAGAAGAACGCATTCTAATCAAGCTTAATCTCAATCCAAAGAGTACCAAATTCAAAGACCAAAATATGTTAGCTTTTGAAGGAAGTTTTACCACTAATGTGCTGCTACCTGACAGTATAGGCATAGGTAAAGCCGTCTCACGGGGATTTGGTAGCATCAAGAGGATTGATTAA
- the cas1 gene encoding CRISPR-associated endonuclease Cas1 — MQLHINTYGSYLHVKEKMFEIRVPQDGKMKPNHLAAHKIKTIIMATGTALSTDAVKLAIMHNVDIVFVEQYGDPIGRVWHSKLGSTTKIRKEQLAASMNEVGVKWIKYWIMNKLDNQLNFLKDLKKHRSQHHTFIDEKVERLQNLNISIQALEGTRVIEIADTLRGLEGTAGRLYFEALSYLLAKEYRFNGRSNRPAQDAFNAFLNYAYGMLYGKIERTLIIAGLDPYVGFLHRDDYNQLSFVYDFIEPYRIHAESVVFRLFSAKKVNQAHTNIITNGYSLNQEGKQLLVTAFNKYVEEDTIRYRGRNQTRSNALQMDAHTFANSLINPPQEEVL, encoded by the coding sequence ATGCAATTACACATCAACACCTATGGTAGCTATCTGCATGTCAAAGAGAAAATGTTTGAGATCAGAGTACCCCAAGACGGCAAAATGAAGCCTAATCATCTGGCTGCTCATAAGATTAAAACTATTATTATGGCAACAGGTACCGCACTCAGTACGGATGCAGTAAAACTGGCCATTATGCATAATGTAGATATTGTCTTTGTTGAGCAATATGGTGATCCCATAGGCAGGGTTTGGCATAGTAAATTGGGCAGCACCACCAAGATCAGAAAAGAACAGCTTGCTGCCAGTATGAATGAAGTGGGGGTAAAGTGGATCAAGTATTGGATTATGAATAAATTAGACAACCAGCTCAATTTCCTTAAAGATCTTAAAAAACACCGTAGCCAGCATCATACATTCATAGATGAGAAAGTAGAGCGCCTACAAAACCTGAACATATCAATACAGGCGCTTGAAGGTACAAGGGTAATTGAAATCGCCGATACCCTAAGAGGCTTGGAGGGCACTGCCGGGCGTCTGTATTTTGAAGCATTGAGTTATTTGCTAGCTAAAGAATACCGATTCAATGGTAGAAGTAATCGACCAGCGCAAGATGCTTTCAATGCTTTTCTCAATTATGCCTACGGTATGCTATACGGTAAAATAGAGCGTACCTTAATTATTGCCGGACTAGACCCTTATGTAGGCTTTCTGCATAGAGATGACTATAATCAATTAAGCTTTGTCTACGATTTTATAGAACCTTATCGCATTCACGCCGAATCAGTAGTATTTCGTCTGTTCTCTGCTAAAAAAGTAAACCAAGCGCACACTAATATAATTACTAATGGTTATTCTCTTAACCAGGAAGGCAAACAATTGCTGGTTACCGCTTTTAATAAATATGTGGAAGAAGATACCATTCGTTACAGAGGCCGTAACCAAACGCGCAGCAATGCTTTGCAGATGGATGCCCATACTTTTGCTAACAGCCTTATTAATCCACCTCAAGAAGAAGTATTATGA
- the cas7b gene encoding type I-B CRISPR-associated protein Cas7/Csh2, producing MSALQNRTELLFLYEVENTNPNGDPLNENRPRFDSEESKVLVSDVRLKRTIRDYWFEYKGYNGENGKDIFVRETKYEKGGLNDAKERAKAFSEKKEVVLEKCIDIRVFGGVLPLKNDSLTFTGPTQFQMGKSLHPVEVITEQGTGAFASTAGKGQATFRTEYKVPYAVIGFNGIINEKAAQYTLMSDEDKKLLLEGVWEGTKNLISRSKFGQSPVLLLSITYKEPFYIGGLRQRLKLETKDKNDLQIRSLEDFSLALDDLIDELKTYQEKIDTVEIKLDKRLNLTYKENTILLENGKLALNEIG from the coding sequence ATGTCAGCACTTCAAAACCGAACCGAACTTCTATTTTTATATGAGGTAGAAAATACAAATCCTAATGGAGATCCTCTTAATGAAAACCGCCCTCGCTTTGACAGTGAAGAAAGTAAAGTATTGGTATCCGATGTAAGACTTAAAAGAACAATTCGTGATTATTGGTTTGAATATAAGGGATATAATGGAGAAAATGGCAAGGACATTTTTGTAAGGGAAACCAAATATGAGAAAGGTGGTCTTAATGATGCCAAAGAACGAGCTAAAGCTTTTAGCGAAAAAAAAGAGGTTGTACTTGAAAAGTGTATAGACATAAGAGTATTCGGTGGTGTCCTACCCTTGAAAAATGATTCCCTTACTTTTACCGGCCCCACACAGTTTCAGATGGGAAAATCACTTCATCCGGTAGAAGTTATCACTGAACAGGGAACAGGTGCATTTGCTTCTACTGCTGGGAAAGGACAGGCTACATTTCGTACTGAGTATAAGGTTCCCTATGCAGTGATCGGCTTCAACGGAATCATAAATGAAAAGGCTGCACAATACACATTGATGTCAGATGAAGACAAGAAGTTACTGTTAGAAGGTGTTTGGGAAGGGACTAAAAATCTGATTTCACGCTCAAAGTTTGGTCAAAGTCCAGTTTTACTCTTATCAATTACATACAAGGAGCCTTTCTACATCGGAGGGTTAAGACAAAGACTTAAACTGGAAACAAAGGACAAAAATGATCTTCAAATTCGCAGTCTTGAAGATTTTTCATTGGCTTTGGATGATCTTATTGATGAACTCAAAACTTATCAGGAAAAAATTGATACTGTAGAAATCAAACTTGATAAGCGTTTGAATCTAACCTATAAGGAAAATACCATATTATTAGAAAACGGAAAATTAGCACTTAATGAAATCGGCTAA